In a single window of the Arachis hypogaea cultivar Tifrunner chromosome 6, arahy.Tifrunner.gnm2.J5K5, whole genome shotgun sequence genome:
- the LOC112756138 gene encoding sterol carrier protein 2-like, producing the protein MASESVTLKSDALMDQMKQHLSTDAGKEIVKKIGLVYQIQIAPKKIGYNEVIYTVDLKKGEVTKGPYEGGKPDATFSFKDEDFVKVALGKMNPQLAFMRGAMKIKGSLSAAQKFTPDIFPKPAKM; encoded by the exons ATGGCTTCTGAATCGGTAACCCTTAAATCCGATGCCCTCATGGATCAGATGAAGCAGCATCTCTCCACCGACGCCGGTAAAGAAATCGTCAAGAAAATCGGACTCGTTTATCAGATTCAGATTGCCCCTAAG AAAATTGGATACAACGAGGTTATCTACACTGTTGATCTCAAGAAAGGAGAGGTCACCAAAG GGCCATACGAGGGAGGAAAGCCTGATGCAACATTTTCATTTAAGGATGAGGACTTTGTTAAGGTCGCTTTAGGGAAGATGAATCCACAACTTGCATTCATGAG GGGTGCGATGAAGATTAAGGGAAGTTTGAGCGCTGCGCAGAAATTCACTCCGGATATCTTCCCCAAGCCTGCCAAGATGTGA